From Paenibacillus physcomitrellae, the proteins below share one genomic window:
- a CDS encoding SwmB domain-containing protein, translating into MIGLLLTLALIFNGFAGLRPVSAAEALPLPIGSLVPPTLPAAGATIDLAQSEAAITLTATFTSSVAINPNNPDNVTRSAHLKDAAATEPEDDVAAWVLESTLLSEGGAVLSLAVDKTKLSAGKTYYVTIDDEAFVDTGDPTVVYGGFQDNQTWSFRTKEAPAAVTSLTPANGEDNVQPPARLTIQFSKPIIDKKSGIISVEGQGVARQNIDVSSNSVAVNGTNTVVISLPQSLRYNTSYSVFVPERAFEDSEHVLTPAIANSNWTFTTASSTSNQLIISNLSPSNGSSNVSPGTSVLTATFNSNIKAAAGTTFNLGSSSGVLLYKYGSSTPLSGTAAVSGRSLVITPASALTEGSSYYVTISRTAIMDAATNAYFAGLTSTSGWYFTTATLDKTLPVIQKAQVYSNNTIRLQYNESLNSVSLPANIFSVTVNGETRNISGAYAAGDSVYVTLQVGVAVGQNITISYSPSSSYLRIADLSQNAAASFSSMGVDNGLETSMPKPKDGYISGSTVVLHFADSLQSVSSYADSQFTVTQDGSSTSVTGISQSGSTVTLTLAGSAIADAVVKVNYTPGSYPLKDYRGLDIPTFSDFFVRNYNDNRPPQFQSVTGSNNKIILTYDEGLSTTNVPLKSQYSVLVNNSPVYVTAIDIDNNQVTLTLASSFTATQSVTVSYVSAVGGVSDWNNKLAGYLNLVPVQYGNVTAGISSATVNGDTMKIQFNNALSANSSSSSISIGYFAVTVDNQNRSLKSASLIGNTLTITLSSPVNVGQTVTFSYIPGSSGILSDNRGNSLNAINQAAVQNTTGSANNGSTTGNGSTTGLAVAPNLRVLSSSEFNQSGYVLDKGAATARSGYSREGQTVNNYMIDVSKLTDAYNYVASNSAADARVIVFEVPETNKAAYVGAPLKALMDAFVRSSEAEFGIKYGNYLYLLPLDQLQFSNLAVSLGSGFNSANVWFQIERIPENNLRVVNSDKGATTNPLLDPVDVFISVGTGDSAELSYMNVSGDLSMKTDEMVSVSNTAMYAYDRGTQKVLFVPTKISSSGAYTVLTTTLKSGSSLVGPRSGYANLTDIQNHWANTTISELVSKSVMDPAASGLFKPKQNITRAEFATYIAKGLGLSPDKASAAAFGDVSPSSEAAGYIGAAAKAGIVAGVSSTAFKPGSFITREQMTLMMTRAMSTAGQPLNASLNPNGVLSSFKDNKQISAASKAVVAQAVNAGIIQGTSTGTFNPKGTATRAEAAVMLKRVLDKLRFLQ; encoded by the coding sequence ATGATAGGGTTATTGCTGACTTTAGCCCTTATATTTAACGGATTTGCCGGCTTACGACCGGTTTCGGCTGCGGAAGCTTTGCCTTTGCCTATTGGCAGTTTGGTTCCGCCGACTTTACCGGCTGCAGGGGCGACGATTGATTTAGCTCAGTCTGAGGCAGCTATAACTTTAACAGCTACCTTCACTTCAAGTGTAGCGATCAATCCGAATAATCCGGATAACGTAACCCGCTCCGCACATTTGAAAGATGCCGCTGCAACTGAACCTGAGGACGATGTTGCCGCTTGGGTTCTAGAGTCAACGCTGCTTTCTGAAGGGGGGGCGGTGCTTTCACTCGCTGTGGACAAGACCAAGCTCAGCGCCGGGAAAACCTACTACGTTACGATAGATGATGAAGCTTTTGTAGATACAGGCGATCCGACGGTGGTTTATGGCGGGTTTCAGGACAATCAGACCTGGAGCTTTCGAACTAAGGAGGCTCCTGCAGCCGTAACTTCTCTGACACCAGCAAACGGGGAGGATAATGTCCAGCCTCCTGCACGGCTGACGATTCAATTTAGCAAGCCTATCATCGACAAGAAAAGTGGAATTATTAGCGTTGAGGGACAAGGAGTCGCGAGACAGAATATTGATGTAAGCTCGAATTCTGTAGCAGTAAATGGGACGAATACCGTTGTTATCTCACTGCCTCAAAGCTTGCGTTATAATACGTCCTACTCGGTTTTTGTTCCGGAACGTGCTTTCGAAGACAGTGAACATGTGTTGACCCCTGCCATAGCGAACTCGAACTGGACCTTCACGACGGCCAGCAGCACATCAAATCAATTGATCATTAGTAATCTGAGTCCGTCTAATGGCAGTTCAAACGTGTCTCCAGGCACTTCGGTTCTGACAGCGACGTTCAATTCAAATATTAAAGCTGCGGCCGGGACAACTTTTAATCTGGGAAGCTCCAGCGGGGTCTTGCTTTATAAATATGGTTCTTCAACCCCGCTTTCAGGAACGGCTGCCGTTAGCGGAAGAAGTTTAGTTATTACGCCTGCTTCGGCTTTAACGGAAGGCTCCAGTTATTACGTGACTATTTCCCGCACGGCGATTATGGATGCAGCTACAAACGCTTATTTTGCCGGACTAACGAGTACAAGCGGCTGGTATTTTACTACGGCTACTTTAGATAAAACATTACCGGTGATCCAGAAAGCTCAGGTGTATTCCAACAATACGATTCGTCTGCAATATAACGAGAGCTTAAACTCGGTTTCGCTGCCTGCAAATATTTTTAGCGTAACCGTAAACGGAGAGACAAGAAACATCAGCGGCGCGTATGCGGCAGGGGATAGCGTATATGTCACCCTGCAGGTTGGCGTAGCGGTAGGACAGAATATCACAATCAGCTACAGTCCAAGCAGCAGTTACTTGAGGATCGCGGATCTGAGTCAAAATGCAGCGGCTTCCTTCTCCAGTATGGGAGTCGATAATGGACTTGAAACTTCCATGCCGAAACCTAAAGACGGGTATATTTCCGGCAGTACGGTAGTTCTGCATTTTGCAGACAGTCTGCAGAGTGTATCCTCTTATGCTGACAGTCAGTTTACGGTAACACAAGATGGATCTTCGACCTCGGTTACGGGAATCAGTCAAAGCGGTTCAACGGTTACGCTCACTCTGGCAGGTTCAGCCATAGCGGACGCCGTTGTTAAAGTGAACTATACTCCGGGTTCTTACCCGCTCAAGGATTATCGCGGGCTTGATATTCCGACGTTCAGTGATTTCTTTGTTAGGAACTATAACGATAACCGTCCTCCGCAATTTCAAAGCGTTACAGGCTCTAATAACAAAATTATTTTGACCTATGATGAAGGACTGAGCACCACTAATGTGCCGCTAAAGAGCCAATATTCCGTATTGGTAAATAATAGCCCGGTCTATGTGACGGCGATTGATATTGACAATAATCAGGTGACTTTAACGCTTGCTTCGTCCTTTACAGCTACACAAAGTGTGACAGTTTCGTACGTTTCGGCTGTAGGCGGGGTTTCCGACTGGAACAATAAACTGGCCGGTTATTTAAATCTTGTACCTGTTCAGTATGGAAATGTAACAGCGGGGATCAGCAGTGCAACGGTTAACGGGGATACGATGAAGATTCAATTTAATAATGCGCTGTCGGCTAACTCCTCTTCCTCCAGCATTTCAATCGGCTATTTCGCTGTAACGGTAGATAACCAGAATCGGAGCCTGAAGTCGGCTTCCCTTATTGGGAATACGTTAACGATCACACTAAGTTCACCGGTAAATGTCGGACAGACGGTCACTTTCTCATATATTCCAGGCTCTTCCGGGATTCTGAGTGATAATCGGGGGAACAGCCTGAATGCGATCAACCAGGCGGCGGTGCAAAATACAACAGGCTCTGCTAATAACGGGAGTACAACTGGTAACGGCAGTACAACTGGCTTGGCAGTAGCTCCGAATTTAAGAGTTCTATCTTCCAGTGAATTTAATCAAAGCGGCTATGTGCTGGATAAAGGGGCAGCGACCGCTAGATCGGGTTATTCGAGAGAGGGACAAACCGTCAATAATTATATGATAGACGTTTCCAAACTGACTGATGCTTACAATTATGTGGCTTCTAATTCTGCAGCAGATGCCCGGGTGATAGTATTTGAGGTACCTGAGACCAACAAAGCAGCCTATGTAGGAGCTCCTTTAAAAGCATTGATGGATGCCTTCGTTCGAAGCAGTGAGGCGGAATTCGGCATCAAATACGGTAATTATTTGTACTTGCTGCCTCTGGATCAGCTTCAATTCTCCAATCTGGCAGTTTCATTGGGATCAGGCTTTAATTCGGCAAATGTCTGGTTCCAGATTGAGCGCATACCCGAAAACAATTTAAGAGTTGTGAACAGTGATAAAGGTGCCACAACGAATCCGCTGCTGGATCCGGTAGATGTATTTATTAGTGTAGGAACAGGAGATTCTGCGGAACTAAGCTATATGAACGTTTCGGGGGATCTATCCATGAAGACTGACGAAATGGTATCAGTCTCCAATACGGCTATGTATGCTTATGATAGAGGTACTCAGAAGGTGCTGTTTGTTCCAACCAAGATTTCGTCCAGCGGAGCCTACACGGTTCTTACGACAACACTGAAGTCGGGCAGCAGTCTGGTTGGCCCAAGAAGCGGGTATGCGAACCTTACCGATATCCAGAACCATTGGGCGAATACAACGATTTCCGAACTGGTTTCGAAGTCCGTTATGGACCCGGCCGCGAGCGGTTTATTTAAACCGAAACAAAATATTACCCGGGCGGAATTCGCCACCTATATCGCTAAAGGACTTGGCTTATCGCCGGACAAGGCGAGCGCGGCTGCTTTTGGTGACGTTTCCCCATCCTCCGAGGCGGCCGGTTATATCGGTGCGGCGGCTAAAGCGGGGATCGTGGCCGGGGTGTCCAGCACGGCCTTTAAACCGGGCAGCTTTATCACAAGAGAGCAAATGACCTTGATGATGACCCGGGCGATGTCCACAGCCGGACAGCCTCTTAATGCTTCGCTGAACCCCAATGGTGTGCTGTCCAGCTTTAAAGACAACAAACAAATTTCTGCGGCCTCCAAGGCTGTGGTGGCTCAAGCGGTAAATGCGGGGATCATTCAGGGAACCAGTACAGGCACCTTTAATCCGAAAGGCACGGCCACACGCGCCGAAGCAGCCGTTATGCTCAAGCGCGTATTGGATAAACTGAGATTTCTACAATAA
- the metK gene encoding methionine adenosyltransferase yields MSIQGRHLFTSESVTEGHPDKICDQISDAVLDAFLANDPNARVACEVSVATGLVLVIGEISTKSEYVDIPSIVRNTIKEIGYTRAKYGFDSNTCAVLTSLNEQSADIAQGVNAALEDRDPAKVAEETANIGAGDQGLMFGFATNETPELMPLPIALSHRIARRLSEVRKDGTLEYLRPDGKTQVTIEYIDGKPARVDTIVVSTQHSEDTTLEQIQKDIKEHVILPVVPAELLDGETKYFINPTGRFVIGGPQGDAGLTGRKIIVDTYGGYARHGGGAFSGKDPTKVDRSAAYAARYVAKNLVAAGLADKVEIQLAYAIGVANPVSINVDTYGTGKVPEEKLVELVRNNFDLRPAGIISMLDLRRPIYRQTAAYGHFGRTDLDLPWERVDKAELLKKQAGL; encoded by the coding sequence ATGTCCATACAAGGGCGACACCTATTTACTTCCGAGTCTGTAACCGAAGGACATCCGGATAAAATTTGTGACCAAATCTCTGATGCGGTTCTTGACGCTTTCCTGGCGAATGACCCGAATGCGCGTGTGGCCTGCGAGGTTTCCGTAGCGACTGGTCTGGTTCTGGTCATTGGCGAGATCAGCACGAAATCAGAGTATGTAGATATTCCATCCATCGTACGCAACACGATTAAAGAGATCGGCTATACGCGGGCCAAATACGGCTTCGACTCCAATACATGCGCTGTGCTTACGTCCCTGAACGAGCAATCGGCAGATATTGCCCAAGGTGTGAATGCGGCTCTTGAAGATCGTGACCCGGCTAAAGTCGCTGAAGAGACAGCCAATATCGGCGCAGGCGACCAAGGTTTGATGTTTGGTTTTGCAACGAATGAAACACCTGAACTTATGCCTCTTCCTATCGCATTGTCTCACCGTATTGCCCGCCGCTTGTCGGAGGTTCGCAAGGACGGTACTTTGGAGTATCTGCGTCCGGATGGAAAAACGCAAGTCACAATCGAGTATATCGATGGCAAACCGGCTCGTGTTGATACGATTGTCGTTTCTACCCAGCACTCGGAAGATACGACGCTCGAGCAGATCCAGAAGGATATTAAGGAGCATGTCATTCTTCCTGTCGTTCCTGCAGAATTGCTGGATGGAGAGACTAAATACTTCATCAACCCGACTGGCCGTTTCGTCATCGGCGGACCGCAAGGGGATGCAGGTTTGACCGGTCGTAAAATCATCGTCGATACTTACGGCGGTTACGCCCGCCATGGCGGCGGCGCTTTCTCCGGTAAGGATCCTACGAAGGTAGATCGCTCCGCTGCATACGCAGCGCGGTATGTGGCTAAGAACCTGGTGGCTGCAGGACTGGCTGACAAAGTGGAAATCCAATTGGCTTACGCAATCGGCGTAGCGAATCCGGTTTCCATTAACGTGGACACCTACGGAACAGGCAAAGTGCCGGAAGAGAAGCTGGTGGAGCTGGTTCGCAACAACTTCGACCTGCGTCCTGCCGGCATCATCTCGATGCTGGACCTGCGTCGTCCGATTTACCGTCAAACAGCCGCTTACGGCCATTTTGGTCGTACGGATCTGGATCTGCCTTGGGAGCGCGTAGACAAGGCGGAGCTGCTGAAGAAGCAGGCGGGATTGTAA
- a CDS encoding alpha/beta-type small acid-soluble spore protein, translated as MARSNNRKLIPEAKDAIQQMKYEIAAEFGLPVGYGGGGFGDTEFAGELGAFGEGASRSSYWGHLTSRENGSVGGEITKRLVAQAEKQSLL; from the coding sequence ATGGCTAGAAGCAATAATCGTAAGCTTATTCCGGAAGCAAAGGATGCCATCCAACAAATGAAATATGAAATCGCAGCTGAGTTTGGCCTGCCTGTGGGGTATGGGGGCGGCGGTTTTGGCGATACAGAGTTTGCCGGGGAACTGGGCGCATTCGGGGAAGGAGCTTCCCGATCCAGCTACTGGGGGCATCTGACTTCGCGTGAGAATGGTTCGGTCGGCGGGGAAATCACCAAACGTCTGGTAGCCCAGGCGGAGAAACAATCCCTGTTATAA
- a CDS encoding Ig-like domain-containing protein produces MLDNQTVRLTVVDHLTNQTANKLTVKNVKAGDKVISVTDFAFTPVDNTLPTVTEVKSLGTKAIKVTFSEPVEKATSGNFQVDGKSFYGSATQESREIILTPYDSATLSVGEHTLTVAGVEDYFGLKALSSDSKFTVVEDKTAPTVTNVEATLEKVTVTFSEEVDPATVTKTNVYWKSGDTKMTAVGMKKIAADKYEFDFTGKALPGYETTLFVEGVKDYSGNVITETQVKVTATVDQTRPEVASVKVDSLIPTKVTVKFTKAVSAADVKYYTITDADGKSVGIRTVTAAPGDTTGQVFEITTYTALTNTNTIKISGVRDLTTLQNTMLDFTTTISLDDKTAPEYSSTSASTSRNIVIAFNEAMDPATLANPANYLITVNGTARQLPEGTELTPVQSGKAVLVKLPQYYGTTELTIPTTFGGAGSVTAIQVMGVKDVAGNTLKDYFKLITLVAAPAGLSVYDTDIHPTANAAYTANGEVKVRFNQPIGKAVADDFTINGANIDSVDTDGTDVVTLHVSGTALNSTTPNFTLAIAANNGIETVTGNEATNALTTITVADAVKPEIKLASGAYLPTVAASNKIIVPFSETLDTANDANYKYDLVVTKLSDGSVVPVTAYNTQVGDATGAAHTAPNNAVIITLINPTASAEYSVAIKDGADFIQDLNNNVAAKSSTFYTGLNGISPAPAAPTVNAVADNETTVTGTAEAGSTVTVKDAGGTTLGSTTANAATGAFSVTITAQTAGSVLSVTATNAAGNVSSVATVTVSDNTAPTAPTLTAQNVKGGDVVTIPAAGTGNTAWLAPAGTTTFVEGPTMTKAANDAVTTIAAPTNEGTYYLYLVDAAGNASTASTGTVVVDNTAPSVATKLSAPGALTTSESLVFSEALDSASRSAVKTAVDAAYVAAPGTGTATVSSAWDTDNKTLNVTITVTGDGVVNSSAIAPIAVTDLAGNTSAALAVQN; encoded by the coding sequence TTGCTTGACAACCAAACAGTACGTTTGACTGTTGTTGATCATCTTACTAACCAAACAGCAAACAAGTTGACTGTTAAAAATGTAAAAGCTGGCGACAAAGTTATTTCTGTCACTGATTTTGCATTTACTCCTGTTGACAACACTTTGCCAACTGTCACTGAGGTGAAGAGTCTTGGAACGAAGGCTATTAAAGTAACATTCTCTGAACCAGTGGAAAAAGCTACATCCGGAAACTTCCAAGTTGATGGAAAGTCTTTCTATGGATCTGCAACACAAGAATCAAGAGAAATTATCCTGACTCCATATGACTCTGCAACCCTTTCTGTTGGAGAACATACTCTGACAGTAGCTGGCGTTGAAGACTACTTCGGTCTTAAAGCGTTGAGCTCTGACAGCAAATTTACAGTAGTTGAAGACAAAACTGCTCCTACTGTAACAAACGTTGAAGCTACTTTGGAAAAAGTAACAGTAACATTCAGTGAAGAAGTGGATCCGGCTACAGTAACTAAAACTAATGTTTACTGGAAATCCGGTGACACTAAAATGACTGCTGTAGGTATGAAGAAAATCGCAGCTGATAAGTATGAATTTGATTTCACAGGAAAAGCATTGCCTGGTTATGAAACAACTTTGTTTGTTGAAGGTGTGAAGGATTACTCTGGCAATGTGATCACTGAAACTCAAGTTAAAGTAACAGCGACTGTAGACCAAACTCGTCCTGAGGTTGCTAGTGTCAAAGTTGATTCTTTGATCCCTACCAAGGTTACAGTTAAATTTACTAAAGCGGTTAGCGCTGCAGATGTAAAATACTACACTATCACTGATGCTGACGGAAAATCTGTTGGTATTCGCACAGTAACTGCCGCACCTGGTGATACAACTGGTCAAGTATTTGAAATCACAACATACACTGCATTGACAAATACGAATACTATTAAAATTTCCGGTGTTCGTGATTTGACAACACTGCAAAACACTATGTTGGACTTTACTACAACAATCTCTCTAGATGATAAAACTGCTCCAGAGTACTCTAGTACTTCTGCAAGTACTTCTAGAAACATCGTTATTGCTTTCAATGAAGCAATGGATCCAGCTACACTGGCTAATCCTGCAAACTACCTGATTACCGTAAATGGTACTGCAAGACAACTTCCTGAAGGAACTGAGCTTACGCCAGTACAAAGTGGTAAAGCTGTACTTGTTAAGTTGCCGCAATACTACGGTACAACTGAATTGACAATCCCAACTACATTTGGTGGCGCTGGTTCTGTAACTGCGATCCAAGTAATGGGTGTTAAAGACGTTGCTGGTAACACATTGAAGGATTATTTCAAACTTATTACACTTGTTGCTGCACCGGCTGGGTTGTCTGTTTATGATACTGATATCCATCCAACTGCAAACGCTGCTTACACAGCTAATGGCGAAGTGAAAGTTCGTTTCAATCAACCAATCGGCAAAGCTGTTGCAGATGATTTCACAATCAATGGAGCAAACATCGATAGTGTTGACACTGATGGCACCGATGTTGTTACTCTTCATGTAAGTGGTACCGCGTTGAATAGCACAACTCCAAACTTTACGTTGGCAATTGCGGCTAACAATGGTATCGAAACAGTGACTGGTAACGAGGCTACCAATGCTCTTACTACAATTACAGTAGCTGATGCTGTGAAACCAGAAATCAAGCTGGCTTCCGGAGCTTACTTGCCAACAGTTGCTGCATCGAACAAAATTATTGTTCCATTCAGTGAAACGCTTGATACAGCAAATGACGCAAACTACAAATATGATTTGGTTGTTACTAAATTGTCGGATGGATCTGTTGTTCCAGTGACTGCTTACAATACTCAAGTGGGTGATGCAACTGGTGCAGCTCATACTGCTCCAAACAATGCAGTAATTATTACACTGATTAATCCTACTGCAAGTGCTGAGTACTCTGTTGCAATTAAAGATGGTGCTGACTTCATTCAAGACCTTAACAATAATGTTGCTGCTAAATCTTCAACATTCTACACAGGTTTGAACGGAATTAGCCCAGCCCCAGCTGCTCCAACGGTAAATGCTGTGGCAGATAACGAAACTACAGTAACAGGTACTGCAGAAGCTGGTTCTACTGTAACAGTTAAAGATGCTGGTGGTACAACATTGGGATCAACAACAGCTAACGCTGCGACTGGTGCTTTCTCTGTGACAATTACTGCTCAAACAGCAGGATCGGTACTTTCGGTGACTGCTACAAACGCTGCAGGAAATGTAAGCTCTGTAGCAACTGTTACTGTTTCTGACAATACTGCTCCAACTGCACCAACATTAACTGCACAAAATGTTAAAGGTGGAGACGTGGTAACAATTCCAGCTGCTGGCACTGGTAATACAGCATGGTTGGCTCCTGCAGGAACAACTACTTTTGTAGAAGGTCCAACGATGACTAAAGCTGCAAATGATGCTGTAACTACAATTGCTGCACCAACTAACGAAGGAACATATTATCTGTACCTTGTTGATGCTGCTGGTAATGCTTCTACTGCATCTACTGGTACTGTTGTAGTTGATAACACTGCTCCTTCTGTAGCAACTAAACTTTCTGCCCCTGGAGCATTGACTACCAGTGAATCATTAGTATTTAGTGAAGCTCTTGATTCAGCGAGCAGAAGTGCTGTAAAAACTGCAGTAGATGCTGCGTATGTTGCAGCTCCTGGTACTGGCACAGCCACTGTGTCTAGTGCCTGGGATACTGATAATAAGACTTTGAATGTTACAATCACTGTAACAGGTGACGGTGTTGTGAACTCCTCGGCTATAGCTCCAATTGCTGTAACTGATCTTGCAGGAAATACTTCTGCTGCACTTGCCGTACAAAACTAA
- a CDS encoding JAB domain-containing protein, with protein sequence MKLVRESSLLYKERSLCSPEDGYKLMRHYLADLDREAFIVVSLDTKNSPVSINVCHIGTLNATIVHPREVMKAAILSNASSIIVGHNHPSGNSSPSQEDISTTERLAEAGKIIGIELLDHIIVGNDNFVSLKTRGYI encoded by the coding sequence GTGAAGCTAGTCAGGGAATCCAGTCTGCTGTACAAGGAAAGATCCCTCTGCTCCCCCGAAGATGGATACAAGCTGATGAGGCATTATCTCGCCGACCTAGACCGTGAGGCCTTCATCGTTGTCAGCTTGGATACCAAGAACTCCCCCGTCTCCATCAACGTCTGCCACATCGGCACCCTCAATGCCACAATCGTCCACCCCAGGGAAGTCATGAAAGCCGCAATCCTCTCCAATGCGTCCTCCATCATCGTAGGACACAACCACCCCAGCGGAAACAGCTCCCCCTCTCAAGAAGACATTTCCACTACTGAAAGACTGGCGGAAGCAGGTAAGATCATCGGCATCGAGCTGCTGGATCACATCATCGTAGGTAACGATAACTTTGTCTCCTTGAAGACACGGGGATACATTTGA
- a CDS encoding site-specific integrase, translated as MNELSPAFRRWLFEEGRAEKTIESYVGDVVAFQKYLGEKAVDISQPLSRFAFVRYKQHLVDEHFALATTNKKINSLKVYKDFLLQKDWVEEAYTQLKKDQVKIAAGSGLVGIRQDIDFLTSSLLVLGKGGKVREIRSRSELAFYHFKRA; from the coding sequence GTGAATGAACTTTCGCCGGCTTTTAGGCGTTGGCTCTTTGAGGAAGGAAGAGCCGAGAAAACGATTGAGTCTTACGTGGGTGACGTTGTTGCGTTCCAAAAGTACCTCGGCGAAAAGGCGGTTGATATCAGTCAGCCCCTCTCCCGCTTCGCCTTCGTCAGATACAAGCAGCATTTGGTAGACGAGCACTTCGCCTTGGCCACCACCAACAAGAAGATCAACAGCCTCAAAGTATACAAGGACTTCCTCCTCCAAAAGGATTGGGTGGAAGAAGCGTACACCCAGCTCAAGAAGGATCAGGTGAAGATCGCAGCCGGAAGCGGGCTGGTCGGCATCAGGCAAGACATCGACTTTCTGACTTCTTCGCTTCTCGTCCTGGGCAAAGGAGGGAAGGTGAGGGAAATCAGATCCCGTTCGGAACTGGCTTTCTATCATTTCAAGAGAGCTTGA
- a CDS encoding tyrosine-type recombinase/integrase has translation MFRHTFCTRLLKKGLDPTAVSKLAGHSPRFNRLMEEATVFDSKNSC, from the coding sequence CTGTTCAGGCATACATTCTGTACAAGACTATTGAAAAAGGGTCTAGACCCCACAGCGGTAAGCAAATTGGCTGGGCACTCGCCCCGGTTTAACCGTCTGATGGAAGAAGCCACTGTTTTTGATTCTAAAAATTCGTGCTAG
- a CDS encoding tyrosine-type recombinase/integrase — translation MTTIQHHIHSQKEANIPFRTYIAKFLEGLQAKNTSNETISGYKKDLEMINRFLEERYNGIVMLHDIKTQDLEDYLNGLSRERKYQPASVNRHLCTMRSFYNFAIKRDWTNVHAAAPIDPLKAPTKERTYIDEKEYHELVQAIDHPTIKTIVQFLFYTGLRIAECLNLTLDDVDIDNLNIHVKHGKGDKERNVPISAKLSPILTEYKDIIRPEISSKRFFALEKTGKVSDVYVNYILHKTTAKLGWKKVITCHILRHSFASNLVKKDVHVVHIQKLLGHSDLKTTSRYVHSNYDQLAKAVAVL, via the coding sequence ATGACAACAATCCAACATCACATCCATTCACAAAAGGAAGCAAACATTCCCTTCAGAACGTACATAGCAAAATTCCTGGAAGGACTCCAGGCAAAAAACACAAGCAATGAAACGATAAGCGGATACAAAAAGGACTTGGAAATGATCAATCGCTTCCTGGAGGAACGATATAATGGCATCGTGATGCTTCATGATATAAAGACGCAGGATTTAGAAGACTATTTGAATGGGTTAAGCCGTGAGCGTAAGTATCAGCCGGCGAGCGTGAATCGGCATTTATGTACGATGCGCTCCTTCTATAACTTCGCCATCAAGCGCGACTGGACGAACGTCCATGCGGCAGCCCCCATCGATCCGCTGAAAGCACCTACGAAGGAGCGAACCTACATTGATGAGAAGGAATACCACGAACTCGTACAAGCCATTGACCATCCGACCATCAAAACCATCGTGCAATTTCTCTTCTACACGGGGCTGCGAATTGCGGAATGCCTAAACCTTACACTGGATGACGTGGACATTGATAACCTCAACATCCATGTCAAACATGGGAAAGGGGATAAGGAGCGGAATGTTCCCATTAGCGCAAAACTATCGCCGATTCTGACGGAGTACAAAGACATCATTCGGCCCGAAATAAGCAGCAAACGGTTCTTCGCTCTCGAAAAAACAGGCAAGGTCTCGGACGTGTACGTGAACTATATTCTGCACAAAACCACAGCTAAGCTGGGTTGGAAGAAGGTGATTACTTGCCACATCCTCAGACATAGCTTTGCTTCCAATCTAGTTAAGAAAGATGTTCACGTCGTTCACATCCAGAAGCTGTTAGGTCACAGCGACCTCAAGACAACCTCGCGCTATGTCCACTCCAATTACGATCAGTTAGCAAAAGCTGTAGCGGTACTATAA